One Bacillus amyloliquefaciens DSM 7 = ATCC 23350 DNA window includes the following coding sequences:
- a CDS encoding GNAT family N-acetyltransferase translates to MNIKTDRLVIRTFEPEDWKDVYEYTSNLNVMKYIPEGVFTEEDAKKFVIDNSGEHAEMFPVVLKDEKTVIGHIAFFKYFGDHTYEIGWVFHPDYQGKGYASEAASALLGFGFKTMKLHRIIATCQPENTASHRVMEKIGMRREGFFKKCIPHDNDWWDEYYYAVLEEEWEASNLE, encoded by the coding sequence ATGAATATCAAAACCGACAGGCTCGTGATCCGGACATTTGAACCGGAAGATTGGAAAGATGTCTATGAGTACACCTCAAATCTGAATGTCATGAAGTATATACCGGAGGGTGTCTTTACCGAAGAAGATGCCAAGAAATTCGTTATTGATAACAGCGGTGAACATGCCGAGATGTTCCCTGTTGTATTGAAGGATGAAAAAACGGTCATTGGCCACATTGCTTTTTTTAAGTATTTTGGTGACCATACGTATGAAATCGGATGGGTGTTTCACCCTGATTATCAGGGCAAAGGATATGCTTCAGAGGCTGCAAGCGCCTTGCTGGGATTCGGGTTTAAAACGATGAAATTACACCGGATCATTGCGACATGCCAACCGGAAAACACTGCCTCGCATCGGGTGATGGAAAAGATCGGAATGCGGCGGGAAGGCTTTTTCAAAAAATGCATCCCCCATGATAATGACTGGTGGGATGAATATTATTATGCCGTTTTAGAAGAAGAGTGGGAAGCCTCAAACCTGGAATAA
- a CDS encoding YitT family protein, translated as MKNICKDILMIMAGAFLIAASVEFFVIPNHLGDGSTVGIALVLYYLFRIPASITTLVVNLIFIGLAYKFLTKKTILYTILGTGMTSVFLSIVSFIPFGVHDMVLGIVFGALLMGAGLALIFIADGSTGGTTLLAYLLNYTKGFNISKSMFYMDCVIIVASVLAIGINHTLYTFIFVYLCAKIVDIVIEGFHNKKALTIMSDQYEEIAKAITSVYGNAATIFYGYGYYGSKDKRIIYVVIKKNELLKIKKHVQKIDPKSFIVIHEVKEAVGGQFGFTNLPAAANEK; from the coding sequence ATGAAGAACATTTGCAAGGATATACTGATGATTATGGCCGGGGCCTTTCTTATCGCGGCGTCCGTGGAATTTTTCGTCATCCCGAATCACTTAGGGGACGGCAGCACCGTGGGAATCGCTCTTGTTTTATATTATCTTTTCCGTATACCTGCGAGTATTACAACACTGGTTGTAAATTTGATTTTTATCGGACTGGCTTATAAATTTCTAACGAAAAAAACGATTTTATACACGATACTCGGTACGGGGATGACTTCTGTTTTTCTCAGCATCGTCAGCTTTATTCCGTTCGGGGTTCATGACATGGTGCTCGGGATCGTGTTCGGCGCTCTGCTGATGGGAGCGGGGCTGGCTTTAATCTTTATCGCTGACGGATCTACCGGCGGGACCACGCTTTTAGCGTATTTATTAAATTACACAAAGGGTTTTAACATCTCCAAAAGCATGTTTTATATGGATTGTGTCATTATTGTCGCATCCGTTTTAGCGATCGGCATCAATCATACGCTGTATACGTTTATATTCGTTTATCTGTGCGCCAAAATCGTCGATATTGTCATTGAGGGTTTCCATAATAAAAAAGCCCTCACCATTATGTCTGACCAATACGAAGAAATCGCCAAAGCGATCACCTCCGTATACGGCAACGCGGCAACGATTTTTTACGGATACGGGTATTACGGCAGCAAAGACAAGCGCATTATATATGTCGTCATTAAAAAGAACGAATTACTGAAAATCAAAAAACATGTTCAAAAAATTGATCCGAAATCATTTATCGTTATTCATGAAGTAAAAGAAGCTGTCGGAGGGCAATTCGGCTTTACAAACCTGCCCGCCGCCGCGAATGAGAAATAA
- a CDS encoding glycerol dehydrogenase encodes MEDIKEGMMTLERIFISPAKYVQGKNAIETIGGHLEGVGEKAVVIADKTVWDIAGHKVTAELKKSNISSEEAVFNGEASQEEMKRIAGIAEKAGASIVIGVGGGKTLDTAKAVSDEINGYTVIVPTAASTDAPTSGLSVVYSEQGAFENYRFYHKNPDLVLVDTKIVAEAPPRFLASGIADAMATWVEARSVIANGGKTMAGGIPTIAGEAIAEKCEEVLFKYGHLAYESVKAKVVTPPLEAVVEANTLLSGLGFESGGLAAAHAIHNGFTALEGEIHHLTHGEKVAFGTLVQLALEKRSLEEIERYIAFYISLGLPVTLEDIKLKDASKEDIMKVAEAATIEEETIHAAFDVTADDVADAIIAADQYAKAFKEKHA; translated from the coding sequence ATGGAAGACATCAAAGAAGGGATGATGACATTGGAACGAATTTTTATCAGTCCGGCCAAATATGTGCAAGGAAAAAACGCAATTGAAACAATCGGCGGACATCTGGAGGGCGTTGGTGAAAAAGCCGTCGTCATTGCCGACAAAACCGTATGGGATATCGCTGGTCACAAAGTGACGGCTGAATTAAAGAAAAGCAATATCTCCTCTGAAGAGGCGGTTTTCAACGGAGAAGCTTCCCAGGAAGAAATGAAAAGAATTGCGGGCATTGCAGAAAAAGCGGGTGCGTCCATTGTGATCGGAGTCGGCGGCGGTAAAACGCTTGATACGGCCAAAGCCGTATCAGATGAAATAAACGGCTACACGGTTATCGTGCCGACGGCCGCTTCAACGGATGCTCCGACAAGCGGACTGTCTGTCGTTTATTCAGAACAAGGCGCGTTTGAAAACTATCGTTTCTACCATAAGAATCCTGACCTGGTTCTGGTCGATACGAAAATCGTCGCGGAAGCCCCGCCGCGTTTTTTAGCATCAGGTATTGCCGATGCGATGGCGACGTGGGTAGAGGCGCGCAGTGTCATCGCCAATGGCGGTAAAACGATGGCGGGCGGAATTCCTACAATCGCAGGAGAAGCCATCGCGGAAAAATGTGAAGAAGTACTATTCAAATATGGCCATCTCGCCTATGAATCCGTAAAAGCGAAAGTCGTCACTCCTCCATTGGAAGCGGTGGTTGAAGCCAATACACTTCTGAGCGGACTGGGATTTGAAAGCGGCGGCTTGGCTGCGGCGCATGCCATTCACAACGGCTTCACCGCGCTTGAAGGTGAGATCCATCACTTGACTCACGGTGAAAAAGTGGCATTCGGCACGCTCGTTCAACTGGCGCTGGAAAAACGTTCGCTTGAAGAAATTGAGCGGTATATCGCGTTTTATATCAGCTTGGGGCTGCCTGTCACACTTGAAGACATCAAATTGAAAGACGCATCTAAAGAGGACATTATGAAAGTGGCAGAAGCCGCAACCATTGAAGAAGAAACGATACATGCCGCTTTTGATGTCACGGCTGATGACGTGGCAGATGCCATTATAGCGGCCGACCAATACGCAAAAGCGTTTAAAGAAAAGCATGCGTAA
- a CDS encoding Bcr/CflA family efflux MFS transporter → MLHNPTGKERLALAFLLGMLAILGPLNIDMYLPSFPEIAEDLSARASLVQLSLTACLIGLTIGQVVVGPLSDAQGRRKPLLLCIFLFALFSLFCALAPNITTLVIARFLQGFTASAGLVLSRAIVRDVFTGRELSKFFSLLMVITAVAPMVAPMTGGAILLLPFASWHTIFLFLTVIGFLLVLIIALKLKETLPPEKRIPSSIGNSVRTMGSLLKDRSFIGYALTVGFIHGGSFAYVSGTPFVYQDIYGVSPQVFSVLFGINGLAIITGSFIIGRFGGIIHEKSLLRIGVITAMTATAVLLVMTIIHGPLAALVISIFIYMITIGMTLTSTFTLAMEKQGHRAGSASALLGMLPLLLGSIVSPLVGMNEATAVPMGLIMFATSVIGSIAFFTLTTKQEKAKKE, encoded by the coding sequence ATGCTGCATAATCCGACCGGCAAGGAGCGGCTTGCGCTGGCTTTTCTTCTCGGCATGCTTGCGATACTGGGGCCTCTGAATATAGATATGTATCTGCCGAGTTTCCCTGAAATCGCCGAAGATTTAAGCGCCCGCGCTTCGCTTGTCCAGCTCAGTTTAACCGCATGTCTGATCGGCTTGACAATCGGACAGGTTGTTGTCGGCCCGTTAAGTGACGCGCAGGGAAGAAGAAAACCGTTATTACTATGTATTTTTTTATTTGCCTTGTTTTCTCTGTTTTGCGCGCTTGCGCCGAACATTACAACATTAGTGATTGCCCGTTTTCTTCAAGGGTTCACCGCTTCGGCAGGACTCGTTCTGTCCCGTGCGATCGTCAGAGATGTCTTTACGGGGAGAGAGCTTTCTAAATTTTTCTCGCTGTTAATGGTCATTACCGCCGTCGCGCCGATGGTGGCGCCAATGACGGGAGGCGCGATTTTACTGCTCCCGTTTGCATCATGGCATACGATTTTTCTCTTTTTAACCGTTATCGGGTTTTTGCTTGTTCTCATCATTGCGCTCAAGCTGAAAGAAACCCTGCCGCCGGAAAAGCGTATCCCGAGCTCTATCGGAAATTCCGTGCGGACAATGGGAAGCCTGCTGAAAGATCGGTCATTTATCGGCTATGCGTTGACGGTCGGTTTTATCCACGGCGGGAGCTTTGCGTATGTCTCGGGGACGCCTTTTGTGTATCAGGATATTTACGGAGTATCGCCTCAGGTCTTTAGTGTTTTATTCGGCATAAACGGGCTGGCGATCATTACAGGAAGCTTTATCATCGGGCGTTTCGGCGGAATCATTCATGAAAAAAGCCTGCTGAGGATTGGTGTCATTACAGCGATGACGGCGACAGCCGTTCTGCTTGTCATGACGATCATTCACGGGCCGCTGGCGGCACTGGTGATTTCCATTTTTATTTATATGATTACGATCGGCATGACGCTGACAAGCACCTTTACACTGGCGATGGAAAAGCAGGGACACCGCGCGGGAAGCGCAAGCGCACTGCTCGGCATGCTTCCGCTTCTTCTCGGTTCCATCGTGTCGCCGCTTGTGGGAATGAATGAAGCGACGGCCGTGCCGATGGGGCTGATCATGTTTGCGACATCCGTTATCGGTTCCATCGCTTTTTTCACCTTAACAACAAAACAGGAGAAAGCAAAAAAGGAGTGA
- the fabF gene encoding beta-ketoacyl-ACP synthase II, with translation MKRVVITGMGVISPLGNDVHTFWKHLTEGKSGISIIDSFDVSGSKTKIAGTVRDFDAEERWGRKEARKLDRFSQFALAAAEQALESSGIQLEQIDRERLGVYVGSGIGGITTLIDNVRTLNERGARKVSPSLVPMMISNAAAAQISIRLGALGPSLSPVTACSIGNTSIGEAFNAIRNDDADIMFAGGAEAAITNLSLASFGNAHALSARNEDPAAASRPFDADRDGFVMSEGASIVVLESLDNAISRNAPILCEVLGYGASSDAYHMVATHPEGTGAYLAMKNALKKAKVSAEDIDVVSAHATSTKAGDLSETLAIKKLFGELAYDIPVTANKSMLGHMLGAAGGVEAIALTESLRHGIIPPTINLQTPDSACDLDYVSDGPRQQSLTIGLSNSFGFGGHNSAIILKKYE, from the coding sequence ATGAAAAGAGTTGTGATCACCGGAATGGGAGTGATTTCACCTCTCGGCAATGATGTGCATACATTTTGGAAACACCTGACGGAAGGAAAATCAGGAATCTCTATCATAGATTCGTTTGATGTCTCCGGCTCCAAGACAAAAATAGCCGGCACCGTCCGCGATTTCGACGCAGAAGAAAGATGGGGCAGAAAAGAAGCGAGAAAGCTTGACCGTTTCAGCCAGTTTGCTTTAGCCGCAGCGGAACAGGCGCTGGAAAGCTCCGGGATTCAGCTCGAGCAAATTGACCGTGAACGCCTCGGCGTGTACGTCGGCTCCGGAATCGGCGGCATCACGACCTTGATTGACAATGTCCGTACGTTAAACGAACGGGGAGCGCGAAAAGTGAGCCCGAGCCTTGTCCCTATGATGATTTCAAATGCGGCCGCCGCTCAAATCAGTATCAGATTAGGCGCGCTCGGTCCCTCACTTTCTCCCGTCACCGCGTGTTCTATCGGCAATACGTCGATCGGGGAAGCATTTAACGCCATTCGGAATGATGACGCAGATATCATGTTTGCAGGGGGTGCGGAGGCGGCGATTACAAACCTGTCATTAGCCAGCTTCGGCAATGCCCACGCGCTGTCAGCGAGAAATGAAGACCCCGCCGCGGCAAGCCGGCCGTTTGACGCGGATCGCGATGGTTTTGTCATGAGTGAAGGCGCGAGTATTGTAGTATTAGAATCATTGGATAACGCAATCAGCCGAAATGCTCCGATCCTCTGTGAGGTGCTCGGCTACGGCGCAAGCTCGGACGCGTATCACATGGTAGCCACCCATCCTGAAGGAACGGGCGCATACTTGGCGATGAAAAACGCTTTGAAAAAGGCGAAGGTTTCAGCGGAAGACATTGATGTCGTAAGCGCCCATGCGACAAGCACTAAAGCCGGAGATCTTTCTGAAACATTGGCAATCAAGAAATTATTCGGGGAGCTTGCCTATGACATTCCGGTCACGGCAAACAAGTCAATGCTCGGCCATATGCTTGGCGCGGCAGGCGGAGTTGAAGCCATCGCTCTGACAGAAAGCTTGAGACACGGCATCATCCCGCCGACGATCAATCTGCAAACCCCTGATTCGGCGTGTGATTTGGACTATGTATCAGACGGTCCGCGTCAGCAATCTTTAACAATCGGCCTCTCCAATTCATTCGGCTTTGGCGGACATAACTCAGCGATCATCCTGAAGAAATATGAATAG
- a CDS encoding helix-turn-helix transcriptional regulator has translation MIPEARLQALSEFLKTQRAKISPQMAGLPMGTRRRTPGLRREEVAQLAGVSTTWYTWLEQGRDIKVSAAVLDAVSDALQLNKDERNYLYALAIDEGVKQPFTAEEEAVISPSLSKILQELRYCPTIISDRRCHIVGWNQAAAHVFLDFEQIPPEKRNLIELLFSRKELRSLAVNWEHFVKGFIAIFRTYYGQYVADTWYSQFIEEMEQTYSEFHTLWNESEVSSAPEVLIEFRHAKAGKMVFNLTSFQVQGNSDLRCSVYTPVDHTETEAKLKKLCENR, from the coding sequence ATGATACCAGAAGCAAGATTGCAGGCTCTTTCTGAGTTTTTAAAAACGCAGCGGGCCAAAATTTCTCCGCAGATGGCCGGGCTGCCAATGGGCACACGGAGAAGAACGCCGGGCCTCAGAAGAGAAGAAGTCGCGCAATTAGCCGGCGTAAGCACCACGTGGTATACGTGGCTGGAGCAGGGCAGAGACATTAAAGTGTCAGCAGCCGTATTGGACGCCGTTTCCGATGCGCTTCAGCTGAATAAAGATGAGAGAAATTATTTGTACGCGCTTGCCATTGATGAGGGCGTGAAGCAGCCGTTTACAGCGGAGGAAGAAGCGGTCATCAGCCCGTCCCTTTCAAAAATCCTCCAGGAGCTCCGTTATTGTCCCACCATTATCTCGGACAGGCGGTGCCATATCGTAGGGTGGAACCAGGCGGCGGCTCACGTGTTTTTGGATTTTGAACAAATTCCTCCTGAAAAGCGGAATCTCATAGAGCTATTGTTTTCCAGAAAAGAATTAAGAAGTCTAGCCGTGAACTGGGAGCATTTTGTGAAAGGGTTCATCGCCATTTTCAGAACGTATTACGGCCAGTATGTCGCGGATACGTGGTATTCTCAGTTTATAGAAGAAATGGAGCAGACATATTCAGAGTTTCATACGCTGTGGAATGAGAGCGAAGTCAGCTCGGCTCCCGAAGTATTAATTGAGTTCCGCCACGCGAAGGCGGGAAAAATGGTTTTTAACCTGACTTCCTTTCAGGTTCAGGGCAACAGTGACCTGCGCTGCAGCGTGTATACGCCGGTAGATCACACCGAAACGGAGGCAAAGCTGAAAAAGCTCTGCGAAAACCGGTAA
- a CDS encoding sulfite exporter TauE/SafE family protein, translating into MLIILVMFLLGIILGFIGAGGAGFVIALLTILFHVPIHTALGTSLAGMAFTSLSGAFSHYREGNIQMKIGLIVGVFAAFGSFFGARLTSLIPADLLHYLTAGMLFLSALLILVRLFILKETQEDSGRQSNLNIWVKAVVLGIIAGILSGTFGIGSAPFIQIGLMILLRLSIRQSVGTTMLVIIPLAVGGGLGYVTEGFVDYMLLVKVLIGTMCGAYVGAKFTNLVPKVILKSAIFLTPAIAGLMLLF; encoded by the coding sequence GTGCTTATTATACTCGTTATGTTTCTTCTCGGGATTATTCTCGGGTTTATCGGCGCGGGGGGAGCCGGTTTTGTCATTGCGCTTTTAACCATACTTTTTCACGTACCAATTCATACGGCTTTGGGCACTTCCCTTGCCGGAATGGCTTTCACAAGTTTATCGGGGGCTTTCAGCCACTACCGTGAAGGCAATATTCAGATGAAAATCGGTCTCATCGTCGGCGTTTTTGCGGCATTCGGTTCGTTTTTCGGAGCCAGACTTACTTCTCTTATTCCCGCAGATTTGCTGCATTACTTGACGGCGGGCATGCTGTTTTTATCTGCTCTGCTTATTTTGGTCCGGTTATTTATTTTAAAAGAAACACAAGAAGACTCCGGACGGCAAAGCAACCTGAACATATGGGTGAAAGCCGTTGTGCTCGGTATCATCGCAGGGATCTTGTCCGGAACGTTCGGCATCGGTTCTGCCCCCTTCATCCAAATCGGCTTAATGATTCTTTTGCGCTTATCCATCCGCCAGTCGGTCGGCACCACCATGCTTGTCATTATCCCGCTTGCAGTCGGCGGAGGACTCGGTTATGTGACGGAAGGATTTGTCGATTATATGCTGTTGGTCAAAGTGCTGATCGGAACGATGTGCGGCGCGTATGTCGGAGCGAAATTCACCAATCTCGTGCCGAAAGTCATTCTGAAATCAGCCATCTTTTTAACACCGGCCATCGCCGGTCTGATGCTTTTATTTTAA
- a CDS encoding GNAT family N-acetyltransferase, translated as MTIEIKAVTEENRADILALHVSESQTSFIETVEKCLQDAEDCRHYQPAGLYFNGELVGFAMYGWFPEYDEENQNGRVWLDRFFIDERYQGRGLGKLMLDALIRHLARLYDCRRIYLSLFEDNVHALRLYQRFSFIFNGELDFNGEKVMVKEL; from the coding sequence ATGACTATTGAAATCAAAGCAGTCACGGAAGAAAACCGTGCTGATATACTGGCGCTTCATGTAAGCGAAAGCCAGACTTCATTTATTGAAACCGTGGAAAAGTGTTTACAAGATGCTGAGGATTGCCGGCATTATCAGCCGGCCGGCCTTTATTTTAACGGAGAATTGGTCGGCTTTGCCATGTACGGATGGTTTCCGGAATATGATGAGGAAAACCAAAACGGCAGAGTGTGGCTTGACCGTTTTTTCATTGATGAACGATATCAGGGACGCGGTTTGGGCAAACTGATGCTTGATGCCCTTATCCGGCACCTCGCTCGATTATATGATTGCAGACGGATTTATTTAAGTCTGTTTGAAGATAACGTGCACGCATTGCGCCTTTATCAAAGATTCAGCTTTATATTCAATGGAGAGCTGGACTTCAACGGGGAAAAAGTGATGGTCAAAGAGCTGTAG
- a CDS encoding MerR family transcriptional regulator, protein MSEDVRKYFTTGEFAKLCHVKKQTLFHYDEIGLLSPEIKKANGYRYYSYHQFELFQVISLFKEVGIPLKRIKPLLTDKTPEDIIALLKEKSSEIESKIKKLEHLQRMIQTKVKLTEQALETDFSSVSLQHSDEEPLMIGRPVLNLPERQYTAALSELIRYRQIHELDQGHPVGGLFAREQILKKEFYNYTHFYIKTEEGIVNKDLHIKPKGLYAVGYQIGDEAEAAYRRIMQFIEEYGLEMGDYAYEEYMLDEVVADGFDNQITRIQLQVRGT, encoded by the coding sequence ATGAGCGAAGACGTCAGAAAATACTTTACAACGGGTGAATTTGCAAAACTCTGCCACGTAAAAAAACAAACCCTGTTCCATTATGACGAGATCGGCCTGCTCTCTCCGGAAATCAAAAAAGCGAACGGATACAGATATTATTCCTATCATCAATTCGAGCTGTTTCAGGTCATCAGTCTGTTTAAGGAGGTCGGCATACCCTTAAAGCGTATCAAACCGCTCTTAACAGACAAAACCCCCGAGGATATCATCGCGCTTTTAAAGGAGAAATCCTCAGAAATCGAAAGCAAAATCAAAAAGCTCGAACACCTGCAAAGGATGATTCAGACAAAGGTGAAACTGACCGAACAGGCCTTGGAGACGGACTTTTCCTCCGTCTCTCTGCAGCACTCAGATGAAGAACCGCTTATGATCGGGCGTCCTGTACTCAATTTGCCTGAACGGCAATACACCGCCGCTCTTTCCGAATTGATCCGCTATAGGCAAATCCATGAACTCGATCAGGGGCACCCGGTCGGCGGCCTGTTTGCGCGGGAGCAGATTCTGAAGAAAGAATTCTACAACTACACTCATTTTTATATCAAGACAGAAGAAGGCATAGTGAATAAAGACCTCCATATCAAGCCGAAAGGGCTTTATGCGGTCGGGTATCAAATAGGAGATGAAGCGGAAGCGGCTTACCGCAGAATCATGCAGTTCATTGAAGAGTATGGGCTGGAAATGGGGGATTATGCATATGAAGAATACATGCTCGATGAAGTTGTGGCGGATGGGTTTGACAATCAAATCACAAGAATTCAGCTGCAAGTCCGCGGCACATAA
- a CDS encoding DMT family transporter — protein MKNTLFGSIYLALAASIWGGMYVVVKVVVAVIPPLELVWLRYAVALVALLLLSLFTRQSWKVHKRDLLLIAVIGLIGNTISIVTQEIGTKLSTAQMGAIITASTPAFMVVFARLILKERLTLKKGISVGLATIGVLLIVGNGDINMSGQLGGLSLLAAALTWALMSVLIKRVPGRYSPLVVTTYSICVAFVILTPFTAGPLQEIPLSQLARPEIWGGLLYLGVISTACAFMLWNRGLQLLNAASGGLFFFFQPLSGTLLGWLLLGEKIGGTFWIGAALIAAGVVLVIKEK, from the coding sequence TTGAAAAATACGTTGTTCGGTTCGATTTATTTGGCATTGGCCGCCAGTATCTGGGGCGGTATGTATGTCGTTGTAAAAGTTGTGGTAGCGGTCATTCCGCCGCTTGAACTGGTATGGCTGAGATATGCGGTCGCGCTTGTGGCGCTTTTACTTCTCAGTTTGTTTACACGTCAATCCTGGAAAGTTCATAAACGTGATCTATTACTGATTGCTGTGATCGGGTTGATCGGCAACACGATTTCGATCGTCACGCAGGAGATCGGCACGAAATTATCAACCGCGCAAATGGGAGCGATCATTACGGCATCCACTCCCGCATTTATGGTTGTATTTGCCCGTCTGATTCTGAAAGAACGGTTAACGCTGAAAAAAGGAATATCGGTAGGACTGGCGACCATCGGGGTATTGCTCATCGTAGGGAACGGAGATATCAATATGTCGGGCCAGCTCGGCGGTCTCTCGCTTCTGGCTGCGGCGCTGACATGGGCTTTGATGTCCGTGCTGATTAAACGGGTTCCCGGCCGTTACTCACCGCTTGTCGTCACAACCTATTCCATTTGTGTCGCATTTGTCATCCTGACCCCGTTTACAGCGGGCCCGCTTCAGGAGATTCCGTTGTCTCAGCTTGCCCGGCCTGAGATATGGGGCGGCCTTTTATATCTGGGTGTGATTTCAACGGCCTGTGCGTTCATGCTGTGGAATCGCGGATTGCAATTGCTGAATGCGGCAAGCGGAGGTCTGTTTTTCTTCTTTCAGCCGCTCTCCGGGACATTGCTCGGCTGGCTGCTGCTGGGGGAGAAGATCGGAGGAACCTTCTGGATCGGGGCGGCTCTTATTGCTGCAGGCGTCGTGCTCGTTATTAAAGAAAAATAG
- a CDS encoding NUDIX hydrolase encodes MEPKWLEWAKQLQSAAQAGLAYSKDIYDIERFEEIRKISVDIMVHYTGIEKRIIKDIFAGDRGYPTPKVDIRAAVFKDQSILMVKEKSDGKWALPGGWADIGISPGEAAVKEVKEESGIDVKPVKLLAVMDKKCHSHPPSAVHVYKVFIKCEIIGGQLREGTETSAAAFFAETELPPLSAARNTESQIERMFSYLKHPDKPVYFD; translated from the coding sequence ATGGAGCCAAAATGGCTTGAATGGGCAAAACAGCTTCAATCCGCGGCGCAAGCGGGGCTGGCTTATTCCAAAGACATATATGATATTGAGAGATTTGAAGAAATAAGAAAAATAAGCGTGGATATCATGGTGCATTATACAGGCATCGAGAAAAGGATCATAAAAGACATATTCGCCGGTGATAGGGGCTATCCCACTCCGAAAGTTGATATCAGAGCGGCAGTTTTTAAAGATCAGAGCATATTAATGGTGAAAGAGAAAAGCGACGGCAAATGGGCGCTGCCGGGCGGGTGGGCTGATATCGGGATCTCTCCTGGCGAAGCCGCTGTCAAAGAAGTAAAAGAAGAATCGGGAATCGACGTAAAGCCGGTCAAACTGTTAGCTGTAATGGATAAGAAATGCCATTCCCATCCGCCGTCCGCCGTCCACGTTTACAAAGTGTTTATCAAATGTGAGATCATCGGCGGACAGCTCAGGGAGGGAACGGAAACCAGCGCGGCCGCTTTTTTTGCGGAAACGGAGCTGCCGCCGCTATCTGCCGCCCGCAATACGGAAAGTCAGATTGAAAGGATGTTTTCATATCTCAAACATCCGGACAAACCCGTTTATTTTGATTAA
- a CDS encoding alpha/beta fold hydrolase, which yields MDSFREQFEKHVTHDSIEVNGIRLHYVFAGKEDAPPVILLHGFPQSWVTWRYVIPTLAASHRVIAVDLRGYGDSEKPSGINGYDNKTMASDIQGLMRRLHIQRALIAGHDRGARVARRLTLDAPELAAGLVLIDIMPTEYVYDSLTAAEAAKKYWHWTFQVVPHLPEELIKGKEEEYLRFLLSRGDGLFDLLTSDGAWDRYLAAWKQPGAVQAALNDYRAAYQIDLPRYRSEKESQKKLDVPTLLLWGEKGNLAGLPVLDTWRESIREVSGGYEVKGCGHYVPEEKPTETARRIIDFSKTVF from the coding sequence ATGGATTCTTTTCGTGAACAATTTGAAAAGCATGTGACCCATGATTCAATTGAGGTAAATGGCATCCGCCTTCATTACGTCTTTGCGGGAAAGGAGGATGCTCCCCCCGTCATCCTCCTGCACGGCTTTCCGCAAAGCTGGGTGACGTGGCGTTATGTAATTCCGACGCTTGCCGCTTCTCATAGAGTCATCGCTGTGGATCTGAGGGGCTACGGCGATTCTGAAAAGCCGAGCGGCATAAACGGTTATGATAACAAAACGATGGCAAGCGATATACAAGGTCTGATGCGCCGCCTGCATATACAAAGAGCGTTAATTGCAGGGCATGACAGAGGCGCAAGGGTAGCAAGGCGGCTGACTTTAGATGCTCCGGAGCTGGCGGCTGGCCTTGTGCTCATTGACATTATGCCGACTGAATACGTCTATGATTCTCTGACCGCAGCTGAAGCGGCAAAAAAATACTGGCACTGGACATTTCAAGTCGTTCCCCATCTGCCGGAAGAATTAATAAAAGGAAAAGAAGAGGAATATCTTAGATTTTTATTAAGCAGAGGTGACGGGCTTTTTGACCTGCTGACATCAGACGGCGCCTGGGACCGGTACTTAGCCGCCTGGAAGCAGCCCGGCGCTGTCCAGGCTGCGCTTAATGACTACAGAGCCGCTTATCAAATTGATTTGCCGAGATATCGTTCAGAAAAGGAATCACAGAAAAAACTGGATGTTCCCACACTTTTGCTGTGGGGAGAAAAAGGGAACTTAGCCGGTCTTCCCGTGCTTGACACATGGAGAGAATCAATTCGTGAAGTCAGTGGTGGATATGAGGTAAAAGGCTGCGGCCATTATGTCCCCGAGGAAAAACCGACAGAAACCGCCCGCAGGATTATCGATTTTTCAAAAACGGTTTTTTAA